A single region of the Phyllostomus discolor isolate MPI-MPIP mPhyDis1 chromosome 14, mPhyDis1.pri.v3, whole genome shotgun sequence genome encodes:
- the CFAP126 gene encoding protein Flattop isoform X1 has protein sequence MANYSANQYEKAFSAKYLQNWSPARPTKESIPAHEGYTQIIANDRGHLLPSVPRSKVRPSPPFSPRPEARGGEPPAATVPSNSHCNASPWGSFMGTWQMPLRIPPARVSLTSRSAAGAAALTAWIQKDPDFLKASNGLRPEILGKPGDPDSRKQPPNSEKQASNPAPSPGSPAPPPSPHPSAGHTPGPPGPVSPASPLGSPCASPPAGASPDAGCQPGTPGGDPLRKPF, from the exons CTCCTGCCAGGCCAACCAAGGAG AGCATCCCGGCCCACGAGGGCTACACCCAGATCATCGCCAACGACCGTGGCCACCTGCTGCCTTCGGTGCCCCGCTCCAAGGTGAGACCCTCACCTCCATTCTCTCCAAGGCCCGAGGCAAGAGGGGGAGAGCCTCCTGCCGCCACAGTTCCTTCCAATTCACACTGCAAC GCAAGCCCTTGGGGTTCCTTCATGGGCACCTGGCAGATGCCTCTGAGGATCCCCCCTGCCCGGGTGTCCCTGACGTCTCGTTCCGCTGCTGGTGCCGCCGCCCTCACCGCATGGATACAGAAGGATCCCGACTTCCTCAAGGCCTCCAACGGGCTGCGTCCAGAAATCCTGGGCAAG CCCGGGGACCCAGACAGTCGGAAGCAACCCCCGAACTCTGAAAAACAAGCATCAAATCCAGCCCCAAGTCCcggctccccagccccacccccgagcCCACACCCCTCTGCAGGCCAcaccccaggccccccaggccccgTCTCTCCTGCGAGCCCCCTGGGGAGCCCCTGTGCATCCCCACCGGCAGGTGCTAGTCCAGATGCGGGGTGCCAGCCTGGGACTCCTGGAGGGGACCCCCTGAGGAAGCCTTTCTAG